A window from Kovacikia minuta CCNUW1 encodes these proteins:
- a CDS encoding YfdX family protein: protein MNRYHRFFRGLQVLLVGILFSSLLFIAPVHAVNSAAVSPETLNQVDTGLQQEIEKERQQATAEAERKLDREAIAAIEETKKAIAAIERGKTKEAIAALERATGKIDILVARYPELALIPVEAQVAIIDFAPQDLNLVERIRNQVKSAVNAEDFPAARELLNNLMSEIRTATVNLPLEKYPDATKQAARLLNEGKIDEAKGVLQLALSTLVVTEQARPLPLVKAHTNLATAVTLAEKDRDAAQRLLEDARAQLKLAQELGYARGDREYAVFDKAIKNLEQQVKARENTAGAFAKLQEQFSSFFNRVSEVVKPGDSSNRAEARSEE from the coding sequence TCATAGATTCTTTAGAGGGCTGCAAGTCCTGCTCGTGGGTATTCTTTTTTCCTCGCTTTTATTCATCGCTCCCGTTCATGCAGTTAACTCTGCTGCGGTATCTCCTGAAACATTAAATCAGGTTGATACTGGTCTTCAGCAGGAGATTGAAAAGGAGAGGCAACAGGCAACAGCTGAGGCTGAACGTAAACTGGATCGAGAAGCGATCGCCGCAATCGAAGAAACTAAAAAAGCGATCGCTGCAATTGAGCGGGGAAAGACTAAAGAAGCAATTGCTGCCCTAGAACGAGCAACTGGAAAAATTGACATTCTAGTAGCACGATACCCTGAACTAGCCCTGATTCCGGTGGAGGCTCAGGTAGCGATAATCGATTTTGCCCCTCAGGATCTTAATTTGGTTGAGCGAATTCGCAACCAAGTTAAGTCTGCTGTAAATGCAGAAGATTTTCCGGCGGCTCGCGAACTGTTGAACAACCTGATGAGCGAGATTCGCACAGCAACCGTCAATCTGCCATTAGAGAAATATCCAGATGCAACAAAGCAGGCAGCTCGGTTGTTGAACGAAGGCAAAATTGATGAAGCCAAAGGCGTGCTGCAACTTGCGCTCTCAACTTTAGTGGTGACAGAACAAGCTCGACCCCTGCCGCTAGTCAAAGCCCATACCAATCTAGCGACTGCGGTTACTTTAGCAGAGAAGGATCGCGACGCAGCACAGAGGTTGCTAGAAGATGCTCGTGCCCAACTCAAGTTAGCTCAAGAACTGGGATATGCCAGAGGCGATCGCGAGTATGCAGTATTTGACAAAGCAATTAAAAATCTAGAGCAGCAAGTTAAGGCACGTGAGAACACAGCAGGTGCATTTGCCAAGCTTCAAGAACAATTCTCTAGTTTCTTCAACCGAGTATCCGAAGTCGTCAAACCAGGTGATTCCTCAAATAGGGCAGAAGCCAGGAGTGAGGAGTGA